In Topomyia yanbarensis strain Yona2022 chromosome 2, ASM3024719v1, whole genome shotgun sequence, one DNA window encodes the following:
- the LOC131680351 gene encoding uncharacterized protein LOC131680351, whose amino-acid sequence MDSICLQCSEPVTTLNQLKCQGFCDRIMHLSGSTLTRPKLDMINDSANIFWLCDSCVDLMKSSAVNAAFTALSEAFRLLTDTHKTALEALKAEMEKTRKSVESATTLPATPISWPVPNRAGAKRARETEDDKFPSKSDVPSLTCGKKKGDVAKVPTITVQPATSKCWIYLSRIATTVSEAEVGAMVKECLSTDGPVEVKKLVKKDANLSGLNFISFKIGVDLQLREMALNADTWPDGMYFREFIDFRQERNNDGKHGFRKTPRLG is encoded by the coding sequence ATGGATTCGATCTGCCTGCAGTGCTCCGAGCCGGTAACCACTTTGAATCAGCTGAAATGCCAAGGATTTTGCGACAGAATCATGCATCTATCGGGTTCAACGCTCACTCGTCCAAAATTGGACATGATTAACGACTCAGCGAATATATTCTGGCTTTGCGACAGCTGtgtggatttgatgaaatcctccgcAGTGAATGCAGCTTTTACAGCATTGAGCGAAGCGTTCCGTTTGCTGACCGACACACATAAAACAGCGCTTGAAGCATTAAAGGCTGAAATGGAGAAAACCAGAAAATCAGTGGAATCCGCAACGACATTGCCTGCAACTCCCATATCATGGCCCGTTCCAAATAGAGCTGGAGCCAAACGTGCTCGCGAGACGGAGGATGATAAATTTCCTTCTAAATCCGATGTCCCCAGTCTAACGTGTGGCAAGAAAAAGGGTGATGTAGCAAAGGTACCCACAATCACTGTTCAACCCGCTACTAGTAAATGCTGGATTTACTTGTCACGAATTGCTACCACCGTTTCCGAAGCTGAGGTTGGTGCTATGGTTAAGGAGTGCCTTTCAACGGACGGTCCGGTCGAAGTGAAGAAGTTAGTGAAAAAAGACGCAAATTTGAGCGGGCttaatttcatttctttcaaaattggtGTTGACCTTCAACTTCGTGAAATGGCTCTCAATGCCGATACCTGGCCGGATGGGATGTATTTCCGTGAGTTCATCGACTTTCGGCAAGAACGTAATAATGACGGGAAGCATGGGTTTCGGAAAACACCTCGACTGGGATAA